Proteins co-encoded in one Coxiella burnetii genomic window:
- a CDS encoding rhodanese-like domain-containing protein, translating to MKEHSPSFVALAKEAKSHIEETDIYTVKKMMDNEEDFELVDVREESEWDEGHLPSAIHLGKGIIERDIEKVIPNRNRKLILYCGGGFRSALAAESIKKMGYKNVLSMDGGFRAWREAGFPIIMD from the coding sequence ATGAAAGAACACAGTCCTAGTTTTGTGGCCCTTGCCAAAGAAGCAAAATCGCACATTGAAGAAACGGATATCTATACCGTAAAAAAAATGATGGACAATGAAGAAGACTTTGAACTGGTGGATGTGCGTGAAGAAAGCGAATGGGATGAGGGACACTTGCCTTCGGCCATCCATCTTGGAAAAGGCATTATTGAACGAGATATTGAAAAAGTGATCCCCAATCGCAACCGCAAATTAATACTCTACTGCGGTGGCGGTTTTCGCTCTGCGCTGGCCGCCGAGAGCATCAAAAAAATGGGCTATAAAAATGTGTTATCAATGGACGGCGGTTTTAGGGCTTGGCGCGAGGCAGGGTTTCCGATTATTATGGATTAA